The following proteins are co-located in the Pecten maximus unplaced genomic scaffold, xPecMax1.1, whole genome shotgun sequence genome:
- the LOC117318810 gene encoding scavenger receptor class F member 1-like codes for MNKATEQSSVFGDGRYKASSVVDNCTDFSTYCCTHTNDGQNTAWWRVDLGELMTITRIKIYYRDNFQHRLAGYQLYVSNSTSTPTGGVLCYEDTSSTRNAVQLVVTHQCPYVGRYVTVYNHRNNPKRYSWYSDDAILMLCEVQVFGCQAGKYGDGHCNYLCPPACYGGNCNSTTAACFYCFAGKYDIYCNSDCPSNCKNSLCTKDAGSCLECIPGKYGNSCDQVCPVNCKDMLCEKSTGNCIECIPGKYGNSCDQVCPVNCKDMLCEKSTGNCIDCFPGKYGPICEKNCPENCKDMLCERDTGSCKECKPGFFGANCSKQCHCKDAGCNYMTGNCSPSGCLPGWRGNTCSESCGTGSYGETCSLACPVTCKEFVCHHETGHCLDCYPGKYGVVCGADCPETCTDNICSKADGQCLTTADSKMTIIAVLAVICGLLVAVVIASAMVIYHLRKGRNRITSTDKEPEQSVPDN; via the exons ATGAATAAAGCAACCGAACAAAGTAGTGTCTTTGGGGACGGTAGATACAAAGCCAGTAGCGTTGTGGATAACTGTACAGACTTCAGTACTTATTGTTGTACACATACGAATGACGGTCAAAACACGGCCTGGTGGCGTGTTGATCTGGGAGAGTTGATGACCATTACTAGGATAAAAATTTACTACAGAG ATAATTTTCAGCACAGATTGGCAGGATACCAGCTTTATGTATCCAATAGCACCAGCACGCCAACAGGCGGTGTTCTTTGTTACGAGGACACTAGTAGTACTAGAAATGCTGTACAGCTGGTGGTGACACACCAGTGCCCGTATGTAGGTCGGTATGTGACTGTGTACAACCATAGAAACAACCCAAAACGATACAGCTGGTACAGTGATGACGCTATTCTGATGTTGTGTGAGGTACAGGTGTTTG GATGTCAAGCAGGGAAATACGGTGACGGACACTGTAACTATCTGTGTCCACCAGCGTGTTATGGCGGTAACTGTAACTCCACAACAGCTGCCTGTTTCT ATTGCTTTGCAGGAAAATATGACATCTACTGTAACTCGGATTGTCCCTCGAATTGTAAAAACAGTCTTTGCACGAAGGACGCTGGATCCTGTTTAG AGTGCATTCCTGGAAAGTACGGAAACTCATGTGATCAGGTCTGTCCTGTAAATTGCAAGGATATGTTGTGTGAAAAATCCACGGGAAACTGTATTG AGTGCATTCCTGGAAAGTACGGAAACTCATGTGATCAGGTCTGTCCTGTAAATTGCAAGGATATGTTGTGTGAAAAATCCACGGGAAACTGTATTG ACTGTTTTCCTGGAAAGTACGGTCCTATTTGTGAAAAGAACTGTCCAGAAAATTGTAAGGACATGCTGTGTGAACGGGACACAGGATCCTGTAAAG AATGCAAACCAGGATTTTTCGGAGCTAATTGTTCAAAACAATGTCATTGCAAGGATGCTGGCTGTAACTATATGACAGGAAACTGCTCGCCATCAGGATGTTTGCCGGGCTGGAGAGGAAATACATGTAGCGAGA GTTGTGGTACAGGTAGTTATGGTGAAACATGTTCCCTGGCTTGTCCCGTGACGTGTAAAGAATTCGTGTGTCATCATGAAACCGGTCATTGCTTAG attgCTATCCTGGAAAGTACGGAGTGGTGTGTGGGGCTGATTGTCCGGAAACATGTACGGACAATATCTGTAGTAAGGCCGATGGACAGTGTCTAACCACTG CCGATTCTAAAATGACTATAATAGCTGTCTTAGCTGTTATTTGTGGTCTGCTTGTAGCTGTAGTGATCGCCTCAGCAATGGTGATATACCATCTTCG aaaaggacgaaacagaaTAACGTCGACAGATAAGGAACCAG AACAATCAGTGCCGGACAATTGA